From Hermetia illucens chromosome 6, iHerIll2.2.curated.20191125, whole genome shotgun sequence, one genomic window encodes:
- the LOC119660550 gene encoding uncharacterized protein LOC119660550, which produces MATRKSRETWSPVHRNIFNPFRQIPRVDLPSRHRNAFNSFEDVPRDGYRSRQRSTFNAKRHRKRYRRHFISRESENIRKYPRFTERDNSQSPPRQLQSVIVVPPATRRLMELNQLKGNDAAQGPQRSARSKLKTDYWSASSDDTSMTDVEHDKFARLSNRIKSRKQRG; this is translated from the exons ATGGCAACTAGAAAGTCAAGAGAGACATGGAGCCCAGTGCATAGGAATATCTTCAACCCTTTCCGACAAATACCAAGAGTAGATTTGCCCAGCAGGCacaggaatgcattcaactccttCGAGGATGTACCTAGGGATGGATATCGCAGCAGGCAACGATCGACATTTAATGCCAAAAGACATCGAAAACGATATAGACGGCACTTTATCAGCAGAGAATCGGAGAATATCAGGAAATATCCGCGATTTACGGAGAGAGATAATTCTCAATCACCACCCCGACAGCTTCAATCAGTAATTGTCGTCCCACCAGCAACACGTCGCCTAATGGAGTTGAATCAGTTAAAGGGTAATGATGCCGCCCAGGGACCTCAACGTTCTGCAAGGTCCAAACTTAAAACAGATTACTGGAGTGCCAGTAGTGACGACACATCAATGACAGATGTGGAGCATGACAAATTTGCCAG GCTATCAAACAGGATTAAGTCGAGGAAACAGCGTGGCTAG